The Hydra vulgaris chromosome 11, alternate assembly HydraT2T_AEP genome contains a region encoding:
- the LOC136086909 gene encoding uncharacterized protein LOC136086909, which yields MYPMRISVDGHEISVIASDGYDIKPYSAESVIVQPGERFDFILNANKTIDNYWIRAESIEEGSSKNEPTTIKQLCLKESSCKVVNCPFKYFPEHLNLDCVLMSDLHNADEEDPFPIFTADSKEDFLNFAFPRGKETPGSVNGRKFEFPGVNSLTQGDEIDGYDCKEHDCGPDKVCYCHYELKIPHDKTIQMIFTNIGIGAGWGHPIHLHGHSFYVLKMDYAPQNISTAKLINSTENKDIDCGFGLNFCNEPKWKNKQWDNGIIPGLNLIDPPRKDTIIIPAGIYFMSIAYNFNIT from the exons ATGTACCCGATGCGCATTTCAGTTGATGGACACGAGATTAGCGTTATTGCATCAGATGGTTATGATATAAAACCATACTCAGCTGAATCCGTCATCGTTCAGCCTGGAGAGCGTTTTGATTTTATACTAAATGCTAATAAAACAATAGATAATTATTGGATCAGAGCGGAAAGTATCGag GAAGGATCATCTAAAAATGAACCTACAACCATTAAGcaactttgtttaaaagaaagttcTTGTAAAGTTGTAAACTGCCCTTTTAAATACTTTCCTGAACATCTTAATCTTGATTGCGTACTGATGTCTGACCTTCACAATGCTGATGAGGAAGATCCGTTTCCTATATTTACGGCAGACAGCAAAGAAGATTTTTTGAACTTTGCATTTCCACGTGGCAAAGAAACCCCTGGTTCTGTAAATGGAAGAAAGTTTGAGTTTCCAGGAGTAAACTCTCTTACTCAAGGAGATGAAATTGATGGTTATGATTGTAAGGAGCACGATTGTGGGCCTGATAAAGTGTGTTATTGCCATTATGAGCTAAAAATTCCACATGATAAAACAATACAGatgatttttacaaatattggaATAGGGGCAGGTTGGGGGCATCCAATTCATCTGCATGGTcatagtttttatgttttaaaaatggattatGCGCCTCAAAATATCTCTACAGCTAAACTAATAAACTCAACAGAGAATAAAGATATTGATTGTGGATTTGGCCTAAATTTTTGCAATGAACCAAAATGGAAAAACAAGCAGTGGGATAATGGAATAATTCCTggtttaaatttgattgatCCTCCTCGAAAAGATACTATAATAATACCAGCAGGTATATATTTTATGTCTATAGCatacaattttaatataaccTAG
- the LOC136086910 gene encoding uncharacterized protein LOC136086910 has protein sequence MIVISSCGPQVGCDTEEKEEFWRELDEVVLLVPIEERMIFGTNFNGHVGEGNSGDEEVMGRYGVKERNTERQMVIDFAKRIKMAVVNTYCKKKEEHKVTYKSGGRGTQVDYILSRRRNLKGVSDCKVVPEESVAKQHRMFRNELRQALGGGVLDTWDEASNTLRNVARKILGATLGQKKIDKETWCWNKEVQESLKGKRLAKKNWDFQQDEESRHKYKEMCGKTKRALAKTKEKAYSYLYEKLNTKEGKKICTDWKDRETVMGRMCSRLG, from the exons ATGATTGTCATCAGTTCGTGTGGTCCTCAGGTAGGTTGTGATACCGAGGAGAAAGAAGAATTCTGGAGAGAGTTAGATGAAGTTGTTTTGCTAGTTCCTATAGAAGAGAGAATGATTTTTGGAACAAATTTTAATGGACATGTTGGTGAAGGGAACAGTGGTGATGAGGAGGTGATGGGTAGGTATGGGGTTAAAGAAAGGAATACAGAAAGACAAATGGTAATAGATTTTGCTAAAAGGATAAAGATGGCTGTAGTTAACACTTATTGTAAGAAAAAGGAAGAACACAAGGTGACGTATAAGAGTGGGGGAAGAGGCACACAGGTCGACTATATCCTCAGTAGGAGAAGAAACCTGAAAGGGGTAAGTGATTGCAAGGTGGTACCAGAAGAGAGTGTAGCTAAACAGCATAGGATG TTTAGGAATGAGTTGAGACAGGCACTGGGTGGTGGTGTTCTTGATACCTGGGATGAGGCGTCAAATACATTGAGGAATGTGGCTAGGAAGATACTTGGTGCGACATTAGGACAGAAGAAGATAGACAAGGAGACGTGGTGCTGGAATAAGGAAGTTCAGGAAAGTTTAAAAGGAAAGCGGTTGGCTAAAAAGAATTGGGATTTCCAGCAAGATGAAGAAAGTAGACATAAGTACAAGGAGATGTGTGGCAAGACAAAGAGAGCACTGGCAAAAACTAAAGAAAAGGCATATAGTTATCTGTATGAGAAGTTGAACACTAAGGAAGGAAAAAAGATCTGTACAGATTGGAAAGACAGAGAAACCGTGATGGGCAGGATGTGCAGCAGGTTAGGATGA